From one Alicyclobacillus acidocaldarius subsp. acidocaldarius Tc-4-1 genomic stretch:
- a CDS encoding lysophospholipid acyltransferase family protein → MEGLERLPREGGVIIASNHLSNFDPPLLGILVPRYIRFMGKAELFRIPVLRRIFLSLGGFPIERGRVDRRAIRTAIDVLQSGTCLVMFPEGHRSRTGKLGPLQPGIASIARKAGAVIQPVGIRGRYRLFGRIEVKFGHPIDVREEPDEQIMRNLRDQLLRLTGGQEQSS, encoded by the coding sequence GTGGAGGGTTTGGAGAGGCTCCCGCGTGAGGGAGGCGTCATCATTGCGTCGAATCATCTTTCGAATTTCGATCCTCCCCTTCTAGGGATTCTGGTCCCGCGATACATACGGTTCATGGGCAAGGCCGAACTGTTTCGCATCCCTGTGCTTCGGCGCATCTTCCTCTCGCTTGGAGGTTTTCCCATCGAGCGTGGCCGCGTGGATCGGCGCGCCATCCGCACGGCGATTGATGTACTGCAAAGCGGAACTTGCCTTGTGATGTTTCCTGAAGGGCACCGGTCGCGAACGGGCAAACTCGGACCGCTACAACCCGGAATCGCCTCTATCGCTAGAAAAGCGGGCGCGGTGATTCAGCCTGTGGGTATCCGAGGACGGTATCGCTTGTTCGGGCGCATCGAGGTGAAGTTTGGACATCCCATCGATGTGCGGGAAGAGCCGGACGAGCAGATCATGCGAAATCTCCGAGACCAGTTGCTTCGGCTGACCGGCGGTCAGGAACAATCGAGCTGA
- the plsY gene encoding glycerol-3-phosphate 1-O-acyltransferase PlsY has product MAWSGLLSMIVAYLIGSISTSTLVVRWVSGRDIRSEGSGNAGATNTMRTVGLKWGVLVLLFDGLKGAISLWIANALAPHAMSALALSAVAVVVGHNWPVFFGFRGGKGVATTIGVLLWLAPLPAVIAGLVCLAVIALTRYVSLGSLVFVCVVPILIAVFHFEGWIFAASVVLAALAVYRHRSNIDRLLHGTERRIFERTSEGVR; this is encoded by the coding sequence ATGGCTTGGTCTGGGCTGTTGTCAATGATCGTCGCGTATTTGATAGGCTCCATCTCGACGAGCACGCTGGTCGTCCGGTGGGTCAGCGGTCGCGACATCCGTTCTGAGGGAAGCGGAAACGCAGGCGCCACCAACACGATGCGCACCGTCGGTCTCAAATGGGGCGTGTTGGTGCTTCTGTTCGATGGGCTCAAAGGCGCCATCTCACTGTGGATCGCGAACGCGCTGGCGCCGCACGCCATGTCGGCGCTGGCTCTGTCTGCCGTGGCCGTCGTCGTGGGGCACAATTGGCCCGTATTTTTTGGATTTCGCGGCGGGAAAGGCGTTGCCACGACCATCGGCGTGTTGTTGTGGCTCGCGCCGCTTCCCGCTGTGATCGCCGGGCTCGTCTGCCTCGCCGTGATCGCCCTCACGCGGTACGTATCGCTCGGCTCGCTCGTGTTCGTGTGCGTGGTTCCCATTCTGATTGCGGTGTTTCACTTCGAGGGATGGATCTTTGCGGCTAGCGTGGTGCTCGCTGCACTCGCTGTGTACCGCCATCGCTCGAATATCGATCGGTTGTTGCACGGCACGGAGCGGAGAATTTTTGAGCGGACGAGCGAGGGTGTGCGATGA
- a CDS encoding NAD(P)H-dependent glycerol-3-phosphate dehydrogenase codes for MKACILGAGSWGTALGSVLAWNGWDVSIWARRSEVVEDINLRRRNERYLPGAVLPEGLKAVLGAKEALSGARLVVLAVPSASVAEVLPLLRDLDDHALIVHAVKGFVRPDNLRVSAWLEREMPGIERRLAVISGPSHAEEVVRQMPTTVVVASASKRVAECAQDAFMTDRFRVYTQADVIGVELGGALKNIIALGVGMAEGLGLGDNTRAALMTRGLAEITRLGVALGASPLTFSGLAGIGDLIVTCTSEHSRNHRAGRLLAKGLPLPEVLDAIGMAVEGVNATFAAKQLAETYGVEMPITHAIERVLMGDISPSEGIELLMTRDKNHEMEVVGAQPLTAEFRLP; via the coding sequence ATGAAAGCGTGCATCTTGGGGGCGGGCAGTTGGGGGACTGCCCTGGGTTCGGTGTTGGCGTGGAATGGCTGGGACGTGTCGATCTGGGCGCGGCGATCGGAGGTCGTTGAAGACATCAACCTGCGCCGACGTAACGAGCGCTACCTTCCCGGCGCCGTCCTGCCTGAAGGCCTAAAGGCCGTTCTCGGCGCGAAAGAAGCGCTTTCAGGAGCCAGGCTCGTGGTGTTAGCCGTGCCATCTGCGTCCGTCGCGGAGGTTCTGCCGCTTCTTCGTGATCTGGACGATCACGCCCTTATTGTGCATGCGGTGAAGGGGTTTGTGCGCCCGGACAATCTGCGGGTGAGTGCCTGGCTCGAAAGAGAAATGCCGGGAATTGAACGCCGTCTCGCTGTGATTTCCGGCCCGTCCCACGCGGAAGAGGTGGTGCGGCAGATGCCGACGACGGTCGTCGTCGCGAGCGCAAGCAAGCGCGTAGCTGAATGCGCACAGGACGCGTTTATGACCGATCGATTTCGCGTGTACACGCAGGCGGATGTGATCGGCGTGGAGCTGGGTGGCGCCCTCAAAAATATCATTGCGCTCGGCGTGGGCATGGCCGAGGGCCTGGGGCTTGGAGATAACACGAGAGCGGCGCTGATGACGCGAGGACTCGCCGAGATCACGCGCTTGGGTGTCGCACTCGGCGCGTCTCCGCTGACGTTTTCGGGCCTCGCCGGGATCGGCGATCTCATTGTCACCTGCACGAGCGAGCACAGCCGCAACCATCGCGCAGGCCGCTTGTTGGCGAAGGGCCTTCCTCTGCCGGAGGTGCTTGACGCCATCGGCATGGCGGTGGAGGGTGTGAACGCGACGTTTGCCGCCAAGCAACTAGCGGAAACATACGGCGTGGAAATGCCCATCACTCACGCCATCGAGCGGGTGCTGATGGGTGACATTTCGCCGAGCGAGGGGATCGAGTTGCTCATGACGCGAGACAAAAATCACGAGATGGAAGTGGTCGGGGCTCAACCGCTGACGGCGGAGTTTCGACTGCCTTGA
- the sleB gene encoding spore cortex-lytic enzyme: MSRAKRAFSAWALILSAWMAAEPSLATPSIQAFTARNLIYGSTGYDVDELQGRLHLLGYYWGRIDGIFGWKTYWAVRTFQYNFGLPVTGEVDMRTKIMLVKATPNWSYKMDFPSASSGSTSSGAAQRATSSSDGTLISGDGFTHGMDNLSASDLNLMAHVVYGEARGEPFEGQVAVAAVILNRLHDPKFPKSIPAIVYQPGAFDCVNDGQINLQPNREAMQAVIDAVNGWDPTHGALYYFNPAKTSNAWMWAQPELVMIGHHIFTA; the protein is encoded by the coding sequence ATGAGCAGGGCGAAACGCGCATTCTCGGCATGGGCACTCATCCTCTCCGCGTGGATGGCCGCCGAGCCGTCCCTTGCGACGCCCTCAATTCAAGCGTTCACGGCGCGCAATCTCATTTACGGCAGCACGGGATACGACGTCGACGAACTGCAGGGGCGTCTCCATCTGCTGGGCTACTACTGGGGGCGCATTGATGGCATCTTCGGTTGGAAGACCTATTGGGCTGTCCGCACCTTTCAGTACAATTTTGGACTTCCGGTGACCGGCGAGGTCGACATGCGAACCAAGATCATGCTGGTGAAGGCGACGCCCAATTGGAGCTACAAGATGGACTTTCCCAGTGCTTCTTCGGGTTCGACGTCCTCTGGCGCCGCACAGCGCGCGACCAGTTCCAGTGACGGCACGCTGATTTCTGGGGACGGTTTCACCCATGGGATGGACAACCTGAGTGCGAGCGACCTCAATCTCATGGCCCATGTGGTCTACGGCGAGGCTCGCGGGGAACCGTTTGAGGGCCAAGTGGCTGTTGCAGCGGTGATCTTGAACCGTTTACATGACCCGAAGTTTCCCAAGTCCATTCCGGCCATCGTGTATCAGCCAGGCGCATTTGACTGCGTGAACGACGGCCAGATCAACCTTCAGCCCAATCGAGAGGCGATGCAGGCGGTGATTGATGCGGTCAACGGATGGGATCCCACACATGGCGCTCTCTACTACTTCAATCCTGCCAAGACGTCGAACGCCTGGATGTGGGCGCAACCGGAGCTTGTCATGATAGGTCACCACATTTTCACAGCCTGA
- a CDS encoding PepSY1/2 domain-containing protein: protein MRKWTWWAGAAAAVIAVGGAAFAWGDHERSRAQAMSSMVDAGYSGALRAAVADLDALRAALASASIVADPESFRRHLADVEKYAYAAQLDMARIPDGGPDHRVNQELHQIDYDAAHWMTTDADPHNVTVQNTLRHAYQTVGRLETQLEPIAWHAGPVLDGRTGTELAPSVRNALARVQASVVQPSAAPKPAPASASKDAAPWIRRAEQVAGERVDQAKVSDIRDPRNGSYILVTGSVRGRPVRIEFAKTGTLASYRLTRPNGEPRVDLADAAGVASRWLKRIGLSNMVRTYASQVDGIARFTYQPVVQGVPALDASCRVVVALDDGEVIGFYDRGKWPPKTLPPAPHPLSENALRARLGPQFHVQDERRVLAEDPNGRWVQAVAFDGTLGGSDEPYRVVLDVSTGHELSIERLT from the coding sequence ATGCGCAAATGGACGTGGTGGGCCGGGGCGGCGGCGGCCGTGATCGCGGTAGGCGGCGCGGCCTTTGCATGGGGCGATCACGAGCGAAGCCGGGCGCAGGCGATGTCATCCATGGTGGATGCTGGGTATTCGGGTGCTTTGCGAGCGGCGGTCGCAGACCTCGATGCGCTGCGTGCAGCGCTCGCCTCGGCTTCGATTGTGGCAGACCCTGAATCCTTCCGTCGTCATCTGGCAGACGTGGAGAAATACGCATACGCGGCGCAGTTGGACATGGCGCGAATTCCCGACGGCGGGCCCGATCACCGGGTGAATCAGGAGCTGCATCAGATCGACTACGACGCCGCACATTGGATGACAACAGATGCCGATCCGCACAACGTGACCGTACAGAATACTTTGCGGCATGCGTATCAAACGGTAGGGCGCTTGGAGACGCAGCTCGAGCCCATTGCGTGGCATGCAGGGCCTGTCCTTGACGGCAGAACAGGCACCGAACTTGCGCCATCCGTGCGCAATGCGCTTGCCCGAGTCCAGGCGAGTGTGGTGCAACCGAGCGCTGCGCCGAAGCCCGCCCCGGCCTCAGCGAGCAAGGATGCGGCGCCTTGGATTCGGAGGGCCGAGCAGGTGGCGGGCGAGCGAGTGGACCAGGCGAAGGTCAGTGATATTCGCGATCCGCGCAACGGTTCGTATATCCTGGTGACCGGCTCCGTCAGGGGACGGCCTGTGCGCATCGAGTTTGCAAAGACGGGAACGCTCGCCAGTTACCGCTTGACGCGCCCGAATGGTGAGCCTCGAGTGGATCTGGCAGATGCAGCGGGCGTCGCGTCTCGTTGGTTGAAGAGGATTGGATTGTCGAACATGGTGCGGACTTACGCCAGTCAAGTGGACGGCATTGCCAGGTTTACCTATCAACCCGTCGTCCAAGGTGTCCCGGCACTGGATGCGAGTTGCAGGGTCGTTGTAGCGCTGGACGACGGCGAGGTGATTGGATTTTACGATCGCGGCAAGTGGCCTCCAAAGACTCTTCCGCCTGCTCCCCATCCGCTGTCTGAGAACGCTCTTCGCGCGCGCCTCGGTCCACAGTTTCACGTTCAGGACGAGCGCCGCGTTTTGGCAGAGGATCCGAACGGGCGATGGGTTCAAGCCGTCGCGTTTGACGGCACCCTCGGCGGCAGCGACGAGCCCTACCGCGTGGTTCTCGACGTCTCAACGGGGCACGAGTTGAGCATCGAACGCTTGACATAA
- the spoIVA gene encoding stage IV sporulation protein A: protein MEKFDVFQDIAERTGGDIYLGVVGPVRTGKSTFIKKFMELIVIPNIQDEADRARAIDELPQSAAGRTIMTTEPKFIPNQAVQVHVAEGLDVNVRIVDCVGYAVEGARGYEDENGPRMVTTPWFDDPVPFQEAAEIGTRKVIADHSTIGIVVTTDGSVAEIPRENYVTAEERVVAELKELGKPFVMIVNSVTPDHPRVLQLREELAAKYDVPVLALSCATLTTHEIYYVLREALYEFPVKEVNVNLPNWVMVLDPDHWLRQQFEEAVRETIRDIRRVRDIDRVVAQFAQYSFVSSCGLAHMDMGHGIAVIELDAPDELYDQVLTEIVGVQITGRDQLLKMMKEFTYAKREYDKVADALRMVKLTGYGIAPPALEEMTLDEPELIKQGSRFGVRLKATAPSIHMIRVDVESEFAPIVGTEKQSEELVRYLMQDFEKDPLKIWESDIFGKSLAAIVREGISAKLSLMPESAQFKLKETLQRIINEGSGGLIAIIL from the coding sequence GTGGAAAAATTCGACGTCTTTCAAGACATTGCGGAGCGGACGGGGGGCGATATATACCTCGGCGTGGTCGGCCCCGTGCGCACTGGCAAATCGACGTTTATTAAGAAGTTCATGGAACTCATTGTCATCCCCAACATTCAGGACGAGGCCGACCGCGCCCGCGCCATCGACGAACTTCCCCAGAGCGCCGCGGGGCGCACCATCATGACGACAGAACCCAAATTCATCCCGAATCAAGCGGTCCAAGTGCACGTCGCGGAAGGGCTGGACGTCAACGTTCGCATCGTCGACTGCGTCGGCTATGCGGTCGAGGGCGCCCGCGGTTACGAGGACGAGAACGGGCCGCGGATGGTCACGACCCCGTGGTTTGACGATCCCGTCCCGTTTCAGGAGGCAGCTGAGATTGGCACGCGCAAGGTGATTGCGGACCATTCGACCATCGGCATCGTCGTCACAACGGACGGGTCCGTGGCCGAAATTCCGCGCGAAAACTACGTCACGGCTGAGGAGCGCGTGGTCGCCGAACTGAAGGAACTCGGCAAGCCGTTTGTCATGATTGTCAATTCGGTCACGCCGGATCACCCGCGCGTGCTCCAGCTTCGGGAGGAGCTTGCTGCGAAGTACGACGTGCCGGTCCTGGCTCTCTCCTGTGCCACGTTGACGACGCACGAGATCTACTATGTGCTTCGCGAGGCGCTGTACGAGTTCCCGGTCAAAGAGGTCAACGTCAACCTGCCGAACTGGGTCATGGTGCTCGATCCCGATCACTGGCTGCGCCAGCAGTTTGAAGAGGCCGTCCGCGAGACCATCCGGGACATCCGCCGCGTGCGCGACATCGATCGCGTGGTTGCCCAGTTCGCGCAGTACTCGTTCGTCTCGTCCTGCGGTCTCGCCCACATGGACATGGGCCACGGGATTGCCGTCATTGAACTGGACGCGCCGGATGAACTGTACGATCAGGTGCTGACGGAGATCGTCGGCGTGCAAATCACCGGTCGCGACCAGCTGCTGAAGATGATGAAAGAGTTCACGTACGCAAAGCGCGAGTACGACAAGGTGGCGGACGCGCTGCGCATGGTGAAGCTCACGGGATACGGCATTGCGCCGCCTGCGCTCGAGGAGATGACGCTCGACGAACCGGAGCTTATCAAACAAGGATCTCGGTTCGGCGTCCGGCTCAAAGCGACAGCTCCTTCGATTCACATGATCCGGGTGGACGTGGAGAGCGAGTTCGCGCCGATTGTCGGTACGGAGAAGCAGTCGGAGGAGCTCGTGCGGTATCTGATGCAGGACTTCGAAAAGGACCCACTCAAGATCTGGGAGAGCGACATTTTCGGCAAGTCCCTTGCGGCCATCGTTCGAGAGGGCATCTCGGCAAAGCTGTCGCTCATGCCGGAAAGCGCGCAGTTCAAGCTGAAAGAGACCCTGCAGCGCATCATCAACGAGGGCAGCGGCGGTCTCATCGCTATCATCCTATGA
- a CDS encoding flagellar brake protein, which translates to MPIVPPIGAPLRVRVVGDNSENSYKSRVADLDDEFLYADVPVHQGTGREMEVHVDATWMIEYAASENDVYQYRSRVLGLSYIPTPAVRLVHPLRGSDLVRIQRREYFRVSLDAQVKLTCLRTGESYLVQAIDISGGGLAVRAKDAVDIVYRDRVHVDVTLPYTGYRLQALCQVVRIEAEGTGRTLSMQFVDIPERVRDQVVRYTFIRQRALRRR; encoded by the coding sequence ATGCCCATAGTGCCACCGATAGGGGCCCCGTTGCGCGTCCGCGTCGTGGGAGACAACTCTGAGAACAGTTATAAGTCGCGCGTTGCAGATCTCGATGACGAATTTCTGTATGCGGACGTTCCCGTCCACCAGGGAACTGGGCGAGAGATGGAGGTCCATGTCGATGCGACGTGGATGATCGAATACGCCGCTTCGGAGAACGATGTCTACCAATATCGCTCTCGCGTCTTGGGGCTGTCGTACATTCCGACGCCGGCCGTACGCTTGGTCCACCCGCTCAGGGGCTCGGACTTAGTGCGCATTCAGCGCCGGGAATATTTTCGCGTTTCTTTGGACGCGCAGGTTAAACTCACCTGTTTGCGCACCGGAGAGAGTTATCTCGTTCAGGCTATTGACATTAGCGGTGGGGGACTGGCAGTTCGCGCGAAGGATGCCGTCGATATCGTCTACCGGGATCGGGTCCATGTCGATGTGACCCTGCCGTATACGGGATACCGGCTGCAGGCCCTTTGTCAGGTGGTGCGTATAGAAGCGGAAGGGACGGGCCGCACCCTATCGATGCAGTTCGTGGATATCCCAGAGCGCGTGCGCGATCAGGTGGTCCGCTACACCTTTATCCGACAGCGCGCGCTGAGGAGAAGATAG
- the der gene encoding ribosome biogenesis GTPase Der translates to MALPVVAIVGRANVGKSTLFNRLVGRRVSIVEDTPGVTRDRIYGKSEWNGVPFRVIDTGGIEMDEEDEMGNLIRVQAQIAIDEADVILFVVDGRQGVTQADEHVAQVLRRARKPVVLGVNKLDHVQQHALSYEFYRLGFGEPIPFSAEHGRGTGDLLDAVVAALPKASGEDEDEDAIRIAFIGRPNVGKSSLVNRLLGEERVMVSPVAGTTRDAVDTPLERDGQAYVLVDTAGMRRKGKVYERIEKYSVLRALRALDRADVAFVVLDAETGIVEQDKRVAGYALDAGCAIAFVVNKWDAIEKDDKTAHRFEEKIREEFPFLRFAPVIFVSALTGQRVGKLLDVAKELAEYHAMRVPTSTLNRVLADAQVSVSLPSKGGRRLRIYYGTQVSVKPPTFVIFVNDTELSHFSYERYLENQLREAFGFRGTPIRIVLRARDEAQSGSS, encoded by the coding sequence ATGGCCTTGCCTGTAGTGGCCATTGTAGGGCGTGCGAATGTCGGGAAATCGACCCTGTTCAATCGGCTCGTCGGCCGGCGAGTTTCCATTGTCGAGGACACGCCCGGCGTGACAAGAGATCGGATCTATGGAAAAAGCGAGTGGAACGGCGTGCCGTTTCGCGTGATCGACACCGGCGGCATCGAGATGGATGAAGAAGACGAGATGGGAAACCTCATCCGCGTGCAGGCGCAGATCGCCATTGACGAAGCGGACGTCATCTTATTTGTCGTCGACGGGCGTCAGGGCGTCACACAGGCGGACGAGCACGTAGCCCAGGTGTTGCGCCGAGCACGCAAACCTGTGGTGCTCGGCGTCAACAAGCTCGATCACGTCCAACAGCACGCGCTAAGCTACGAATTTTATCGGCTCGGCTTTGGAGAGCCGATTCCGTTTTCGGCCGAGCATGGCCGCGGCACAGGTGATTTGTTGGATGCCGTCGTCGCTGCGCTTCCGAAGGCGAGCGGCGAGGATGAGGACGAAGATGCCATTCGCATCGCGTTCATCGGGAGGCCCAACGTGGGCAAGTCGAGCTTGGTGAACCGGTTGCTGGGCGAGGAGCGCGTGATGGTCAGCCCGGTGGCGGGAACGACTCGCGACGCGGTGGACACGCCGCTCGAGCGCGATGGTCAGGCGTATGTGCTGGTGGACACCGCGGGCATGCGGCGAAAAGGAAAAGTGTACGAGCGCATCGAAAAATACAGCGTGCTGAGGGCGCTTCGGGCTTTGGACAGGGCGGATGTCGCCTTCGTGGTGCTCGACGCAGAGACCGGGATTGTGGAGCAGGACAAGCGAGTCGCGGGCTACGCATTGGATGCCGGATGTGCCATCGCGTTTGTGGTGAACAAATGGGACGCCATTGAGAAGGACGACAAGACCGCGCATCGATTCGAGGAGAAGATTCGGGAGGAATTCCCGTTTCTTCGGTTTGCGCCTGTGATCTTTGTCTCCGCGCTCACGGGGCAGCGAGTGGGTAAACTGCTGGACGTGGCTAAGGAACTTGCCGAATATCACGCGATGCGCGTGCCAACCTCAACATTGAACCGAGTGCTCGCGGACGCTCAGGTATCCGTTTCACTGCCCTCGAAGGGCGGGCGGAGGCTTCGGATCTATTACGGCACGCAGGTCAGCGTGAAGCCGCCCACGTTTGTGATTTTTGTCAATGACACGGAGTTGAGTCACTTCTCGTACGAGCGTTATCTCGAGAATCAACTTCGAGAAGCGTTCGGCTTTCGAGGCACGCCGATTCGCATTGTGTTGCGGGCGCGTGACGAAGCGCAGTCGGGCTCGTCTTGA
- the rpsA gene encoding 30S ribosomal protein S1: MSEDLREMLTDAAVREGDVVTGEVTAVDDHGVTVALPHGYEGHISPQELSAVPGTHPSDVVSVGSTVTAQVLKVDMESGHVTLSKRRAEQASAWERMQRLLESGEPIEVEIRDVVKGGLVADVGVRAFIPASLVDRHFVENLEQFKGQKLRAKVIEVDPQKNKLILSRRAVLEEESEARARKLFEELKPGDVIEGTVQRLTDFGAFVDVGGADGLVHISELSFSHVNHPSEVVREGDRVKVRVLRVDPEAGRISLSIKAALPEPWETYAHEFQPGDVVQGVVRRVLDFGAFVELRPGLEGLVHVSQISNERVDKPSDVLQPGQEVTVRVLSVDPERKRISLSMRDSSQPRGGQGRGGRRDRRPTEPRNEGASGPTLGDLFGDLFK; encoded by the coding sequence ATGTCAGAGGATTTGCGTGAAATGTTGACCGATGCGGCGGTTCGCGAGGGGGACGTGGTGACCGGCGAAGTGACGGCCGTGGATGATCACGGTGTGACCGTCGCGCTGCCTCACGGTTATGAGGGGCATATATCGCCGCAGGAGTTGTCGGCGGTGCCGGGAACGCATCCGAGTGATGTCGTGAGCGTGGGCAGCACGGTGACGGCGCAAGTGCTGAAGGTCGACATGGAATCCGGCCATGTGACGCTTTCAAAGCGGCGCGCTGAACAGGCGTCTGCGTGGGAGCGAATGCAGCGATTGCTGGAAAGTGGAGAGCCGATTGAGGTGGAGATTCGGGACGTCGTCAAGGGCGGCCTCGTGGCAGACGTCGGCGTCCGCGCGTTTATTCCGGCGTCTTTGGTGGATCGCCACTTCGTCGAAAACCTCGAGCAGTTTAAGGGGCAGAAGCTCCGCGCCAAAGTGATTGAGGTCGATCCGCAGAAGAACAAGCTGATCCTCTCGCGGCGCGCCGTGTTGGAGGAAGAAAGCGAGGCGCGGGCAAGGAAGCTGTTCGAAGAGTTGAAGCCGGGAGACGTCATTGAGGGAACGGTGCAGCGGCTGACCGACTTCGGCGCGTTTGTCGATGTGGGCGGCGCCGACGGGCTGGTCCACATCTCCGAACTGTCGTTTTCCCACGTCAACCATCCATCCGAAGTGGTGCGCGAGGGCGATCGAGTCAAGGTTCGCGTGCTGCGCGTAGATCCCGAGGCCGGTCGCATTTCGCTGTCCATTAAGGCGGCGCTGCCGGAGCCCTGGGAAACGTACGCTCACGAGTTTCAACCGGGAGACGTCGTCCAAGGAGTGGTGCGCCGAGTGTTGGATTTCGGTGCGTTTGTCGAGCTCCGCCCCGGCTTGGAAGGGCTGGTTCACGTTTCTCAGATCTCGAACGAGCGCGTCGATAAGCCCTCCGATGTCCTTCAGCCTGGCCAAGAGGTGACAGTCCGCGTGCTGAGCGTGGATCCGGAGCGCAAACGCATTTCGCTGTCCATGCGGGATTCGTCTCAGCCGCGAGGCGGCCAAGGGCGAGGGGGGCGGCGAGATCGCAGGCCGACTGAGCCTCGCAACGAAGGCGCCTCTGGCCCAACGCTCGGCGATCTGTTCGGCGATTTGTTTAAGTGA
- a CDS encoding zinc-dependent alcohol dehydrogenase family protein, with protein MKAARMVGFREPLVIERVPDPTPGPEDAVIRVEATGICRSDWHGWMGDWTWLGLSPQLPITPGHEFGGEIVALGREVRDFQVGDKVTVPFHYACGHCEYCHAGVPNRCDHVGIYGFSWDGSFAEYVVVRNANLNLIRLPEGVDALTAAAIGCRFMTGYHGVMRGGVKPGQWVAVHGAGGVGLSAIQTAYAVGARVIAVDVDDEKLAKARAEGACEVVNAKTQPVVEAIREITKGGAHVSIDALGIRDTVLNSVLSLRKGGRHVQIGLTTSQEGGFVPLPMDLITSCEIEVVGSLGIPHPDYAGLLALVAEGRLRPRNLVEREVRLEEVNEVFDKMTRFETKGFNVITTF; from the coding sequence GTGAAAGCAGCGAGAATGGTAGGCTTTCGCGAGCCACTCGTCATTGAACGCGTGCCGGATCCGACACCGGGGCCAGAGGACGCCGTCATCCGGGTGGAGGCGACCGGCATCTGTCGAAGCGACTGGCATGGATGGATGGGGGACTGGACGTGGCTCGGGCTGTCGCCGCAGTTGCCCATCACGCCCGGTCACGAGTTCGGCGGCGAGATCGTCGCGTTGGGGCGCGAGGTGCGCGATTTTCAAGTCGGCGACAAGGTGACGGTGCCGTTTCACTATGCGTGTGGGCACTGTGAATACTGTCACGCGGGCGTGCCAAACCGGTGCGATCACGTCGGTATCTACGGATTCAGTTGGGACGGCAGCTTCGCAGAGTATGTGGTCGTCCGCAACGCGAACTTGAATCTGATTCGCCTGCCGGAAGGCGTCGACGCCCTGACGGCGGCCGCGATCGGGTGTCGATTCATGACCGGATATCATGGCGTCATGCGGGGCGGTGTCAAGCCTGGACAGTGGGTGGCCGTGCACGGCGCGGGCGGCGTGGGCCTCTCGGCCATTCAGACGGCGTACGCGGTGGGCGCTCGTGTCATCGCGGTGGACGTGGACGACGAGAAGCTGGCTAAGGCGCGCGCGGAAGGCGCGTGTGAGGTCGTCAACGCCAAAACGCAGCCTGTAGTGGAGGCCATCCGGGAGATTACCAAGGGCGGGGCCCACGTGAGCATCGACGCGCTTGGGATCCGGGACACGGTCCTGAACTCCGTGTTGAGCCTTCGCAAAGGAGGAAGACACGTCCAAATCGGGCTCACCACGTCGCAAGAGGGCGGCTTTGTGCCCCTTCCCATGGATCTCATCACCAGTTGCGAGATTGAAGTGGTGGGGAGCCTCGGCATACCGCACCCGGACTACGCGGGGCTCCTCGCACTGGTGGCCGAAGGCCGCCTGAGGCCAAGAAACCTGGTGGAGCGAGAGGTCCGGCTCGAAGAGGTCAACGAAGTGTTTGACAAGATGACGAGATTTGAAACCAAAGGTTTCAACGT
- the gcvH gene encoding glycine cleavage system protein GcvH, translating to MNIPEGLKYSREHEWVRVDGSRAYIGITDYAQDELGDIVYVELPEKGAELKAGETFGTVESVKTVSDLYAPVSGRVIEVNEALANAPEKVNESPYEEAWMIVVEMSDPSELEALLDAEAYRQHIQR from the coding sequence GTGAACATTCCTGAGGGACTTAAGTATTCGCGCGAACACGAATGGGTGCGGGTCGACGGATCGCGCGCCTACATCGGGATCACGGATTATGCGCAGGACGAACTAGGCGACATTGTCTACGTCGAATTGCCGGAGAAGGGCGCCGAGCTCAAGGCCGGTGAGACCTTCGGCACGGTAGAGTCCGTGAAGACGGTCTCCGACTTATACGCGCCGGTCAGCGGGCGCGTCATCGAAGTCAATGAGGCGCTCGCCAACGCGCCGGAGAAGGTCAACGAGTCGCCGTACGAGGAAGCTTGGATGATTGTCGTCGAAATGTCGGACCCCTCAGAACTCGAGGCGCTGTTGGACGCTGAAGCGTACCGTCAACACATTCAGCGCTGA